Proteins from a single region of Clupea harengus chromosome 5, Ch_v2.0.2, whole genome shotgun sequence:
- the srsf3b gene encoding serine/arginine-rich splicing factor 3b has protein sequence MHRDCPLDCKVYVGNLGNNGNKTELERAFGYYGPLRSVWVARNPPGFAFVEFEDPRDATDAVRELDGRTLCGCRVRVELSNGEKRSRTRGPPPSWSRRPRDDYRRRSPPARGRRSPRRRSFSRSRSRSLSRDRRRERSLSRDRNHKPSRSFSRSRSRSRSNDRK, from the exons ATGCATCGGGACTGCCCGCTGGACTGCAAGGTGTACGTCGGCAACTTAGGGAACAATGGCAACAAGACAGAGCTGGAAAGGGCCTTTGGCTACTATGGCCCCCTCCGCAGTGTCTGGGTGGCGAGGAACCCCCCAGGCTTTGCTTTTGTGGAGTTTGAAGACCCCAGGGATGCAACAGATGCTGTAAGGGAACTCGATGGAAG GACATTGTGCGGCTGTCGTGTGCGGGTGGAGCTGTCCAACGGTGAGAAACGCTCCCGCACCAGGGGCCCGCCACCATCCTGGAGTCGTCGACCACGCGATGACTACCGCCGGCGGAGCCCGCCCGCTCGGGGTCGCAG atCCCCCCGGAGAAGGAGCTTCAGCAGGAGTCGCAGCAG GTCGCTCTCCAGAGACCGTAGGAGGGAGAGGTCTCTGTCACGGGACAGGAACCACAAACCGTCTAGATCTTTCTCCAGGTCACGCAG CCGCTCCAGGTCTAATGACAGAAAGTAA